The following coding sequences are from one Lathamus discolor isolate bLatDis1 chromosome 10, bLatDis1.hap1, whole genome shotgun sequence window:
- the IL9 gene encoding interleukin-9: MNASMLPYVLFSCLLLCVQAQNCSVREIIRHTKLLLEESPLSCPCSETAVNSCSCLPIAEPGHELPCFVEGTEHMLKHNISSNAVVQRLNLSFQIQRDRKLCESLANGTQCQYKIKGNVKEFLTKILRTYQEIHTHNLKKLKKPPIIL, from the exons ATGAATGCCAGCATGCTGCCATACGTCCTCTTCTCTTGtttgctgctctgtgtgcaAGCACAGAACTGCAGCGTCCGTGAAATCATCCGGCATACAAAACTCCTGCTT GAGGAAAGTCCTCTGAGTTGCCCCTGTAGTGAGACAGCTGTCAAT tcatGTTCATGTCTTCccattgctgag CCTGGCCACGAGCTGCCATGCTTTGTGGAAGGAACCGAACACATGCTGAAACACAACATCTCTTCCAATGCAGTAGTTCAAAGGCTTAACCTAAGCTTTCAGATTCAACGGGACAGAAAGCTCTGTGAA AGCCTGGCGAATGGGACTCAATGCCAGTACAAGATCAAAGGAAATGTGAAGGAATTTTTGACTAAAATCCTGAGGACCTATCAAGAGATCCAtacacataatttaaaaaagcttaaaaaacccCCCATAATTCTTTGA
- the SLC25A48 gene encoding solute carrier family 25 member 48 isoform X1 — translation MDSVQLQDFAAGWVGGAASVVVGHPLDTIKTRLQAGQGYGNTLSCVLTVYRNESVVGFFKGMSFPLASMAVYSSVVFGVFSNTQRLLSQLRHGDPDSTPVLADVALASMVAGFISVGIGTPVDLVKIRLQMQTQPYIQANMKLKPTVPGFPVYRGPIHCIRTVLQKEGIAGIYRGAGAMLLRDVPGYCLYFIPYTIFCGWITPDGCISPNPSSIWLAGGVAGAISWGTATPMDVVKSRLQADGVYLSKYKGTLDCILQSYQNEGLKCCWEDLEASYCPEPNQQCGVGEGSAALTEDSHPAPTASAFSSAMDLVPGGH, via the exons ACTCGTTTGCAAGCTGGGCAAGGCTACGGAAATACACTCAGCTGTGTTCTCACTGTGTACAGAAATGAGTCT GTGGTTGGCTTCTTCAAAGGTATGTCCTTCCCTCTGGCCAGCATGGCTGTCTACAGCTCCGTGGTGTTCGGTGTCTTCAGCAACACGCAGCGGCTCCTCAGCCAGCTCCGGCATGGAGACCCGGACAGCACACCGGTGCTTGCTGACGTGGCTCTGGCCAGCATGGTGGCTGGGTTCATCTCCGTGGGCATCGGCACTCCTGTGGATCTGGTAAAGATAAGGCTCCAGATGCAAACGCAGCCGTACATCCAAG CAAACATGAAACTAAAGCCCACAGTTCCTGGATTTCCTGTGTACCGAGGTCCAATTCACTGCATCAGGACAGTCCTACAGAAGGAGGGGATAGCAGGAATATACCGAGGCGCAGGAGCAATGCTTTTGAGGGATGTTCCTGGGTACTGCCTCTATTTCATCCCTTACACAATCTTCTGTGGCTGGATTACCCCTGATGGATGCATTTCCCCTAATCCCTCCTCCATCTGGCTGGCAGGGGGAGTAGCAG GAGCCATCTCCTGGGGGACTGCTACTCCAATGGATGTTGTGAAAAGTCGGCTTCAGGCTGATGGAGTTTATTTGAGCAAGTACAAAGGGACCCTTGACTGTATCTTGCAGAGCTACCAGAACGAGGGCTTAAAA TGTTGCTGGGAAGACCTGGAAGCCTCCTACTGTCCTGAGCCAAACCAGCAGTGTGGTGTTGGAGAGGGATCAGCTGCTCTGACCGAAGACTCTCATCCTGCACCGACAGcatctgctttctcttctgccaTGGACTTAGTCCCTGGAGGACACTGA
- the SLC25A48 gene encoding solute carrier family 25 member 48 isoform X2, producing the protein MDSVQLQDFAAGWVGGAASVVVGHPLDTIKTRLQAGQGYGNTLSCVLTVYRNESVVGFFKGMSFPLASMAVYSSVVFGVFSNTQRLLSQLRHGDPDSTPVLADVALASMVAGFISVGIGTPVDLVKIRLQMQTQPYIQANMKLKPTVPGFPVYRGPIHCIRTVLQKEGIAGIYRGAGAMLLRDVPGYCLYFIPYTIFCGWITPDGCISPNPSSIWLAGGVAGAISWGTATPMDVVKSRLQADGVYLSKYKGTLDCILQSYQNEGLKVFFRGITVNAVRGFPMCSAMFLGYELSLKAMKRDQTETNP; encoded by the exons ACTCGTTTGCAAGCTGGGCAAGGCTACGGAAATACACTCAGCTGTGTTCTCACTGTGTACAGAAATGAGTCT GTGGTTGGCTTCTTCAAAGGTATGTCCTTCCCTCTGGCCAGCATGGCTGTCTACAGCTCCGTGGTGTTCGGTGTCTTCAGCAACACGCAGCGGCTCCTCAGCCAGCTCCGGCATGGAGACCCGGACAGCACACCGGTGCTTGCTGACGTGGCTCTGGCCAGCATGGTGGCTGGGTTCATCTCCGTGGGCATCGGCACTCCTGTGGATCTGGTAAAGATAAGGCTCCAGATGCAAACGCAGCCGTACATCCAAG CAAACATGAAACTAAAGCCCACAGTTCCTGGATTTCCTGTGTACCGAGGTCCAATTCACTGCATCAGGACAGTCCTACAGAAGGAGGGGATAGCAGGAATATACCGAGGCGCAGGAGCAATGCTTTTGAGGGATGTTCCTGGGTACTGCCTCTATTTCATCCCTTACACAATCTTCTGTGGCTGGATTACCCCTGATGGATGCATTTCCCCTAATCCCTCCTCCATCTGGCTGGCAGGGGGAGTAGCAG GAGCCATCTCCTGGGGGACTGCTACTCCAATGGATGTTGTGAAAAGTCGGCTTCAGGCTGATGGAGTTTATTTGAGCAAGTACAAAGGGACCCTTGACTGTATCTTGCAGAGCTACCAGAACGAGGGCTTAAAA GTCTTTTTTAGGGGCATCACGGTCAATGCAGTGCGAGGATTCCCAATGTGTTCAGCCATGTTTCTTGGCTATGAACTTTCCCTCAAAGCAATGAAAAGAGACCAAACTGAGACCAATCCTTAA
- the SLC25A48 gene encoding solute carrier family 25 member 48 isoform X3 produces the protein MDSVQLQDFAAGWVGGAASVVVGHPLDTIKTRLQAGQGYGNTLSCVLTVYRNESVVGFFKGMSFPLASMAVYSSVVFGVFSNTQRLLSQLRHGDPDSTPVLADVALASMVAGFISVGIGTPVDLVKIRLQMQTQPYIQANMKLKPTVPGFPVYRGPIHCIRTVLQKEGIAGIYRGAGAMLLRDVPGYCLYFIPYTIFCGWITPDGCISPNPSSIWLAGGVAAQTLVFQQYSLRIPGFLQLELFPQHVYALPKAQQKICIWRTPLGCLHWITSITPKTSVLHPETGSFAPRNTIPAPEQ, from the exons ACTCGTTTGCAAGCTGGGCAAGGCTACGGAAATACACTCAGCTGTGTTCTCACTGTGTACAGAAATGAGTCT GTGGTTGGCTTCTTCAAAGGTATGTCCTTCCCTCTGGCCAGCATGGCTGTCTACAGCTCCGTGGTGTTCGGTGTCTTCAGCAACACGCAGCGGCTCCTCAGCCAGCTCCGGCATGGAGACCCGGACAGCACACCGGTGCTTGCTGACGTGGCTCTGGCCAGCATGGTGGCTGGGTTCATCTCCGTGGGCATCGGCACTCCTGTGGATCTGGTAAAGATAAGGCTCCAGATGCAAACGCAGCCGTACATCCAAG CAAACATGAAACTAAAGCCCACAGTTCCTGGATTTCCTGTGTACCGAGGTCCAATTCACTGCATCAGGACAGTCCTACAGAAGGAGGGGATAGCAGGAATATACCGAGGCGCAGGAGCAATGCTTTTGAGGGATGTTCCTGGGTACTGCCTCTATTTCATCCCTTACACAATCTTCTGTGGCTGGATTACCCCTGATGGATGCATTTCCCCTAATCCCTCCTCCATCTGGCTGGCAGGGGGAGTAGCAG cTCAAACCTTGGTTTTTCAACAGTATTCTCTGAGGATTCCAGGTTTTCTGCAGCTTGAGCTTTTCCCACAACATGTCTATGCTCTACcaaaagcacagcagaagaTTTGCATCTGGAGGACACCCCTGGGCTGCCTGCACTGGATTACCAGCATCACCCCCAAAACCTCAGTGCTCCATCCAGAAACAGGGAGCTTTGCTCCTAGGAATACCATTCCTGCACCTGAGCAGTGA